One genomic segment of Gammaproteobacteria bacterium includes these proteins:
- a CDS encoding methyl-accepting chemotaxis protein translates to MLKFQKINHKLIFYFLSLALIPLIISTVISINISQKSIKSQAFNQLESIRAIKKHQLTNYITSLQASLQVLNNSPYAAQAFTAFSQAMDNSGIKGEQWIKAEKQYAKRFKSINEVNSWYDLFFINLKGDIVFTVAKESDLGMNIPKSVLKNTSMGIVFNKAKSSAVGSIAVSDFMPYPPSNNEPAAFMMTKLINVTGAHVGYVALQFPLNKVNQIMQQRDGMGRSGETYLVGQDKLMRSDSFLDPKAHSVVASFAGNVQNNGIDTEAVRAAFSGESASRIITDYNGNPVLSSFTTFGIADFKWALIVEIDEAEIFEISNNLVNLSVILVIIASLVIAIIGFFIAKNISQPIIKVVSAVKKVAAGDLTTTIKIDQHDELGQLQQAMSDMVVKLKGIIEHIANSSHQQAAASQELSSITELTTANVTRQHLATDQVATAINEMTVSIDEVSHNTTEACSVADESTRLVNTSVATVNETIEQIVQLSDGISKSKELIDEVQAGTSNIVNILVVIKGIADQTNLLALNAAIEAARAGEQGRGFAVVADEVRTLAQNTQNSTIEIENMIQSLEVKVAAATNSMEQGTALAKRIVDRTNEVTGSLTEVESSVMKISEMNIQISAATQEQSSVARDISQQSTEINDISLQTGASAKEIAAASDELATLAAELAEQVNKFKI, encoded by the coding sequence ATGTTAAAATTTCAAAAAATAAATCATAAACTTATTTTTTATTTTCTATCTTTGGCTTTAATCCCCTTAATTATTTCCACTGTCATCAGTATTAACATTTCACAAAAGTCGATTAAATCTCAAGCTTTTAACCAGCTTGAATCGATAAGAGCAATAAAAAAACATCAATTAACAAACTATATCACTTCGTTGCAAGCTAGCCTCCAGGTATTAAATAACTCGCCGTACGCCGCCCAAGCCTTTACTGCCTTTAGCCAGGCAATGGATAATTCGGGTATAAAGGGTGAACAATGGATCAAAGCAGAGAAGCAATATGCTAAACGTTTCAAGAGCATCAATGAAGTAAATTCTTGGTATGATTTGTTTTTTATCAATCTAAAAGGCGATATTGTTTTCACCGTTGCTAAAGAGTCAGATTTAGGAATGAATATACCTAAATCTGTACTAAAAAATACGAGTATGGGGATTGTATTTAACAAGGCAAAAAGTAGCGCTGTCGGTAGTATAGCAGTGAGTGATTTTATGCCATATCCACCTTCTAACAACGAACCCGCTGCATTTATGATGACAAAATTAATTAATGTCACAGGTGCCCATGTTGGTTACGTCGCCTTGCAATTTCCATTAAATAAAGTAAACCAAATAATGCAGCAACGCGATGGTATGGGCCGAAGCGGTGAAACATATCTGGTCGGTCAAGATAAGCTGATGCGTTCTGACTCTTTTTTAGATCCCAAAGCTCATTCCGTCGTCGCTTCTTTTGCTGGTAACGTTCAAAATAATGGCATCGATACCGAGGCTGTACGCGCTGCATTCTCAGGAGAAAGTGCGAGCAGAATTATTACTGATTATAACGGTAATCCAGTGCTTTCTTCGTTTACGACATTTGGCATCGCAGATTTTAAATGGGCGTTAATTGTCGAGATAGATGAAGCAGAAATATTTGAAATATCTAATAATCTGGTCAATTTATCCGTTATTTTAGTCATCATTGCTTCGTTGGTCATTGCTATCATTGGATTTTTTATTGCTAAAAATATCAGTCAACCTATCATCAAAGTGGTGTCGGCGGTTAAAAAGGTCGCCGCTGGTGATTTAACCACGACAATAAAAATTGATCAGCACGATGAACTTGGCCAATTACAACAAGCGATGTCTGATATGGTGGTGAAATTAAAAGGTATTATTGAACATATTGCCAATTCGTCCCATCAACAAGCGGCTGCCTCGCAAGAGCTTTCAAGCATTACGGAACTCACGACAGCTAATGTTACCAGGCAACATTTGGCGACGGATCAAGTGGCTACTGCGATTAATGAAATGACCGTTTCTATCGATGAAGTCAGTCATAATACAACCGAAGCATGTAGCGTGGCAGATGAATCAACTCGATTAGTTAATACCAGTGTCGCTACCGTCAATGAAACGATTGAACAAATAGTTCAATTATCGGATGGGATCAGTAAATCTAAAGAATTAATTGATGAAGTGCAGGCTGGCACCTCCAATATCGTTAATATATTGGTGGTCATTAAAGGGATCGCTGATCAAACCAATTTACTTGCGCTTAACGCGGCCATTGAAGCAGCCAGAGCTGGTGAGCAAGGCCGTGGCTTTGCCGTAGTCGCTGACGAAGTTAGAACCTTGGCACAAAACACTCAAAATTCAACGATTGAAATAGAAAACATGATCCAGTCGTTGGAAGTCAAAGTAGCGGCGGCCACTAACTCGATGGAGCAAGGTACAGCGCTGGCAAAACGCATCGTTGATAGGACCAATGAAGTGACAGGTTCGTTAACAGAAGTTGAATCGTCGGTAATGAAAATATCTGAAATGAATATTCAAATTTCAGCAGCCACGCAAGAGCAAAGTTCAGTGGCTCGAGATATTAGCCAGCAAAGCACCGAAATAAACGACATATCTTTACAAACGGGCGCTAGCGCCAAAGAAATTGCCGCCGCTAGTGATGAGTTAGCCACATTAGCAGCTGAGTTAGCGGAACAAGTGAATAAATTTAAAATTTAA